gaggcgtggactCTGTGTGACagctacagtgaaggaggtgtggccactgtgtgacagttacagtgaaggaggtgtggccactgtgtgacagttacagtgaaggaggtgtggcctctgtatgacagttacagtgaaggaggtgtggccactgtGTGACAGTAAAGGAGGTGGGGTCTCTGTGTgacagttacagtgaaggagttGTGGCCTCaacgtcagtcacagtgaagggggtgtggcctttGCATTTCAGTTCCAGTAAAGGAGGCATGGCCAATGTATAAGTCACAGTAAAGGGGGTGTGCCATCTGTGTGACGGTCAAGGAGGTGTGGCATCTGTGtttcagttccagtgaaggaggtgtggccaatgTATAAGTCACAGTAAAGGGGGTGTGCCATCTGTGTGATGGTCAAGGAGGTGTGGCATTTGTGtttcagttccagtgaaggaggtgtggccaatgTATAAGTCACAGTAAAGGGGGTGTGCCATCTGTGTGACGGTCAAGGAGGTGTGGCATCTGTGtttcagttccagtgaaggaggtgtggcttctttgtctcagtcttaatgaaggaggcgtggcctctatgtcTGTGATGAACAACAACCCTGTGGGGGATTAAaaccaaatctggcaacactgtgtttaTTTGATATAAATGTGGATTTATAATAATCAAGCCAAAGGCAATATATTATATTTTAGTGTTTTAATTTTAGAACAGAGGTCTGCACCTGCCACtgtcactgcacacacacacacacacacacacacaccgacctgagagcaagtgtgtgtgtgtgtgtgtgtgtgtgtgtgtgtgtgtgatggacacACAGTGTGAAACCCCCTCAGTTAAGGAGCTGGAACGGATCCTGTATGGAGGGAAACGAAGCGGAAACCATGTGGACGAGGTCTGGCCCAACCTGTTCCTGGGAGACATGTGAGTTCAGTGTGGATTAAAGGAGAAAATATTTAAAGCAGCCATATGGGCAAAAATAAACGGTTCACTCTTGTTAGTTTAATTAATTTACCAACACATCTTAAAGAAATGTTGACCTTCCTGAGAGTTCTGGATCATTTCCACTCTCGCTGTCCACACGTAGCTGATGCCTGGCGTCCATGTTGCTGAGAAACCCTCGGCTAGTCGCTCACGCCTTGGTTATTCTCAGACTCTTGGTCCTGTGTGTAGGTCGATAGCTAACGATCGCTACAGCCTGTGGAAGCTCGGGATCTCGCACGTGCTGAACGCTGCTCACGGGAAACCGCACTGCCACGGCAGCCACGAGTTTTACGGCTCATCTGTGGAGTACTACGGCGTTCCTGCAGACGATTCGCCGTCCTTTAATCTCACTCCTTACTTCCAGCTGTGTGCAGACTACATCCATCAGGTGCTGAATTCTCCCGGAGGTAAAGTTTCACCACCATCCCAGACCCACACAACCACCTTAATTCATCTTCAAGGTGTCAAACACAGGTTTGGTTGTATTTCCAGAGCGCCACTGTATGTTCTCAGGTTTGTATTTGTTACAGGATCCAGTGTTCTCATTGGTCTCGGTTTCAAAAGTCCAACCTTCACAAGGTTCTAGGTTTCAGGGCCAAGATCCTACAGTATAAAATAATATTCAGCTTCATCGATATTtggcatgttttattccttttattgaAATTTAAtgctgttatagtgtgtgtgtgcgtgtgtgtgtgtgtgtgtgtgtgtgtgtagcacggTTGCTGGTGCACTGTGCAGTAGGTGTGAGTCGTTCTGCTTCGTTGGTTCTCGCCTACCTGATGATCCACCACCAGTTCCCCCTGCTGGACGCCATCAACACGGTGAAACAGTGCCGATGGATTTTCCCGAACCGCGGATTTCTCCGGCAGCTTCGAGCGCTCGATATCAGACTGCACAGCACACGGAGTCACACAACGGCATGAAGAGGAGCTTACACTTCACTGCGGTTTCTCagtcacatgacaagctgcgtttttttGTGTCGTATTAACTTAAAGAGAGAGAATACAGCGAGGCTAGCgagggaaagactgtttatagctgctctaaTGTAAGAGACAACAGGAACCAACTCACTTCactgatgttccacaacattaaatataactgtaaatggattaaaagtatgactttattctttaaaaaatgcaaatgtgtgtgtgcgtgtgtgtgtgtgtgtgtgtgtgtgtgtgtgtgtgtgtgtgtgtaacacaatCCTGAAGACCTAAATGTGGGCACAGTGATCTCCACCTGCTCTTTCTAATCACTGGcacggcacacacacacacacacacacacacacacacacacacacacacacacacacacgaaaaaaaaatggcagctggAAGAAACAAGATGAAGGAGTATCTGTCAGTAAAGGACCTGGAGAAAGTTTTGGACTCCTGCACTCTGGATCTTCACCAAATAGACGAAGTCTGGCCAAATCTGTACATCAgtaacgtgtatgtacacacacacacacacacacacacacacacacacacacacacacacacacacacacctatacacacaGCACTTCCACTTTATGAATAATCAGTATATTCTATGCTTATCATAGAATTATAATGTATATTAATAATCATTATATTGTTCAGTGGcttattaaacttttttttaacagtctTTAGTCAGATTTAGTCATTAACACAAACATGGGACTACTATTCTTAAAGAACGAAAAAGATAAATTTAGAGCTTATAATGTTAATTTAAACTGATTTGCAGGtttatatattaatttattattagtagtattagtagtagcagCGTTAAAGTTGTTAggttcaagtcaagtcagtttatttgcatCACGTTTTTACCAACAGATatcatcgcaaagcagctttacagaaaaataaagactttaaacacatGAACTCATAAATTAGTTTATAAAACAGATCCAGTATGTGGAATTTTGACTCGGTGTCGCTCGCTTGTCAGGAGAATCGCTCAGAACAGGACGACGCTGCAGCAGCTCGGCATCACACACATCCTGAACGCCGCACACTCCAAACGCGGCAGCATCGGGGACCAAAACTTCTACGGCACCAGCTTTGTTTACTGCGGGATCCCGGCGGACGACTCGACTCATTTCGACCTGGACGTTTACTTCAGATCTGCTGCGGATTTTATACACAAAGGCCTAAAAACTGTGGACGGTGAGATTTATTACAGGATGAGGGGCGGGGCTTTCAGGATGAAGGCATTACCAATTTGCATACTTGTAACCACTACTGAGACGGGattagtgtgtgttcagtgatgtCCAGAGATGCTTCAGCATGATCACTCCATGTGTACAACACACACCTCATTTTAATACGCACTGATTGCTCTGATCTTTATTATAAATGCTTGTTATAGGGGGCGTGGCCACATTTGATCGTTAGTGGGTCACATGACTGTAACATGTCTGTAGGAACTCTGtcagtcgggttcaatgcccaaactgataatcacatcatcagcttttcgctggctaatcagacacaaggtacgccaccactcttgccttgctcagtcctgctggtccagggaatcgaaccagcaaccttctggtcccaaagctgtttctctgaccattaggccatggcttccccttggaACTCAGTAACTTCCCTAAATCAACTAAAAAGTGTCTCTTTTTTAATGACGCCCTTTTAAACCTCGTCTATAGTTTATTTttctgctttattttttaatttctggTTTCGGAGACTGACGAAAAAACACTAAAGCGCTTTCCCCTCACGATAAAACACAATCTTTACTGACAAACTGTCGGTTCAGGCGAGTTATATCTACTGTGGAGTTTATAAAAGAGAAAATAAGCCGTGATCTTTCCAAAGATTCTGAGTAAAATCTCGGCGAGACTCTGGGAATAATTCCAGTACACACCTCTACATGAGAAACTCATCCCGTCTGAATAGGGCTCTATATTTACAGAAGTTGCAGATGAGTGAAAAGAGTCTGATCTGTGTTTCTTTCCGTTTGTAGGGAAGGTGCTGGTGCACTGCATCATGGGTATGAGCCGCTCGTCCTCGTTGGTGCTGGCGTACCTGATGCTGTATCACCACATGTCTCTGCGCTCAGCCATCCAGCGCATCGTCCAGAAACGCGCCATCTACCCCAACAGGAACTTCCTGGCTCTGCTGCTCGACCTCGACCTGCAGCTGAAGAGGAAACGCAAAACCTGCATCCTGctgtaaacaaataaacaacacaCTCGAGCTGGTCCACATGGTAACGGGACACTGAGGAACATGGAACCGGAGTGTGTGGGATTGTGGAGCAGTCACATGGGAAATCTGGGCCAATCAATTAAAAGCATCAAATAATTAAGGCTGTGTTCCAGCACTGTTTTTAACACCCCTTTGTCCACTTTCTTACAGTGAAGTTTGTTAAACGGCCATCTGAAAGCCAGCTCAAGTCAGAAGGCACTTTATCAAACGAGCTAAGAACACAACACGGACATCTCGGTGCAGAACGTTCTCCTGGTAGAGAATCAGCAACACACTTCTTCCCTTTATCCTGAGAAGTGCACACACTTCCAGATTTGAAGGATAAGTGGACGAGGGCGTGTTGAAAACCGTGTTAAAGGGCGAAGGCGAGCTGAGAGAGGGCATGACTCATAGCATCATCAAACTCTAAACCAATAGAATTAAGGTTTGTGATTCTGAGCTGAACCAATAGGGTTCTGGTACAGAATAATAAAGACATCCCATAATTTACACCGCAGGCCTTCAGACCTAGACAAAATGCTGACCATATAAGGAAAAGGGTCCGGAAGATGCTGAGTACGCTGGGCAAACCGGGACAAAATCGTATGAGGGTTCAGTGGGAAAAACTTTAATCTTAATCATATTATAGGCATCATTTTTTTATCATATGGCACAAAATTTTCATACATTtaacgtctcatctcgtctcgtctcgtcttcttccactttatccaggaccgggtcacggaggcagcagtctaagcatggaagcccaaacttccctttccccagacacctcggccagctcctcgggaagaacaccgaggcgttcccaggccagctgagagacatagtccctccagcgtgtcctgggtcttccccggggcctcctcccggggggacatgcctggaacacctccccagggaggcgtccaggaggcatccgaaaaagatgcccgagccacctcagctggttcctctcgatgtggaggagcagcggctctactccgagctcctcccgagtgactgtgcttctcaccctatctctaagggagcgcccagccaccctgcgaaggaaactcatttcggccgcttgtatccgcgatcttgttctttcggtcattacccaaagctcatgaccataggtga
Above is a genomic segment from Neoarius graeffei isolate fNeoGra1 chromosome 14, fNeoGra1.pri, whole genome shotgun sequence containing:
- the LOC132897431 gene encoding dual specificity protein phosphatase 13A-like produces the protein MDTQCETPSVKELERILYGGKRSGNHVDEVWPNLFLGDMSIANDRYSLWKLGISHVLNAAHGKPHCHGSHEFYGSSVEYYGVPADDSPSFNLTPYFQLCADYIHQVLNSPGARLLVHCAVGVSRSASLVLAYLMIHHQFPLLDAINTVKQCRWIFPNRGFLRQLRALDIRLHSTRSHTTA
- the LOC132897430 gene encoding dual specificity protein phosphatase 13A-like, translated to MTSCVFLCRINLKRENTARLARERLFIAALIPKCGHSDLHLLFLITGTAHTHTHTHTHTHTHTHTHEKKMAAGRNKMKEYLSVKDLEKVLDSCTLDLHQIDEVWPNLYISNVRIAQNRTTLQQLGITHILNAAHSKRGSIGDQNFYGTSFVYCGIPADDSTHFDLDVYFRSAADFIHKGLKTVDGKVLVHCIMGMSRSSSLVLAYLMLYHHMSLRSAIQRIVQKRAIYPNRNFLALLLDLDLQLKRKRKTCILL